A region from the Nodosilinea sp. FACHB-141 genome encodes:
- a CDS encoding diguanylate cyclase domain-containing protein, whose amino-acid sequence MVNPPVFEPAQCLIMAVDDVPANLKILQKVLDTVGYRTTFATRGQQVLDRLNDVKPDLILLDLMMPEMSGIDVCAQLQQNLSTAHIPVIFLTASHEIEHLAQAFECGAVDYVTKPFNVVELLARIRTHLELSQLRKRAQFQAQWEAISRQIVQDIHASIHLQDILNNTVKAIQQLLTARRVMVYRSCDPQGCKLLALSGDGLSSELCVQGLGCPYLEHHPPVVPNLTKQQISLIEAAPLPPPTAPSSCRSDVPQELYLPIHQQGQLWGGLVVQNDPCARSWAQQEVETLTLIVQQLEISIQHAELHQRLSAANQELERISNTDGLTQIANRRCFDRRLTREWRRLQREKQSLALILCDIDYFKQFNDTYGHPSGDTCLVAVAQALQSCLKRPADLVARYGGEEFVVLLPNTELAGAIGVVEQMQGAIAKVAIADAPTHRLTLSFGIYAAVPQHGTQATAALALADRALYAAKQAGRNQYVIAPDISVASSIETSP is encoded by the coding sequence ATGGTTAACCCTCCGGTGTTTGAGCCTGCTCAGTGCCTGATTATGGCCGTCGACGACGTGCCCGCCAATCTCAAGATTTTGCAGAAGGTGCTGGACACGGTGGGCTATCGCACCACCTTTGCCACTCGCGGGCAGCAGGTTTTAGACCGGCTAAACGACGTCAAACCCGACTTGATTTTGCTCGATCTGATGATGCCAGAAATGAGTGGCATCGACGTGTGCGCCCAGCTCCAGCAGAATCTGTCAACGGCACATATTCCCGTTATTTTCTTGACGGCTAGCCATGAAATTGAGCATTTGGCCCAGGCTTTTGAATGTGGCGCAGTCGACTATGTCACCAAGCCTTTCAACGTAGTCGAGCTGCTAGCCCGCATTCGCACCCACTTAGAGCTGAGCCAGCTGCGCAAACGAGCCCAGTTTCAAGCCCAGTGGGAGGCGATTTCGCGGCAGATCGTGCAGGACATTCACGCCTCTATCCATCTACAAGACATTCTCAACAACACCGTCAAGGCCATTCAGCAGTTGCTGACGGCGCGTCGGGTGATGGTTTACCGCTCCTGCGACCCCCAGGGCTGCAAACTGCTGGCGCTTTCTGGCGACGGTCTGTCCTCAGAACTCTGCGTTCAAGGGCTGGGCTGCCCCTACCTAGAGCACCACCCTCCGGTGGTGCCCAACCTCACCAAGCAGCAGATTTCTCTGATCGAAGCGGCTCCGCTCCCTCCCCCCACCGCGCCATCTTCCTGTAGGTCCGATGTTCCCCAAGAGTTGTATTTGCCAATTCACCAGCAGGGTCAGCTGTGGGGCGGCTTGGTGGTGCAAAATGATCCCTGCGCCCGCTCCTGGGCTCAGCAAGAGGTCGAGACCTTGACCCTAATTGTGCAGCAGCTCGAAATTTCGATTCAGCATGCCGAGCTGCATCAGCGCTTGAGCGCGGCCAACCAGGAGCTAGAGCGTATCTCAAATACCGATGGGCTGACGCAAATTGCCAATCGACGCTGCTTTGATCGGCGGCTAACGCGAGAATGGCGGCGTCTACAGCGGGAAAAGCAATCTCTAGCACTGATTCTATGCGATATCGACTACTTTAAGCAGTTTAACGACACCTATGGCCACCCCAGCGGCGACACCTGCCTGGTAGCGGTGGCCCAGGCGCTTCAGAGCTGCCTGAAGCGCCCCGCCGACCTGGTAGCTCGCTATGGGGGTGAAGAGTTTGTGGTGCTCTTACCCAATACTGAGCTGGCGGGTGCCATTGGGGTGGTCGAGCAGATGCAAGGCGCAATCGCTAAAGTGGCGATCGCCGACGCCCCCACCCACCGACTTACCCTGAGTTTTGGCATCTATGCGGCGGTGCCCCAGCATGGCACCCAGGCTACCGCTGCCCTGGCCTTGGCCGACCGGGCGCTCTATGCCGCCAAGCAGGCTGGGCGCAATCAATACGTCATCGCCCCAGATATAAGCGTCGCCAGCTCAATCGAGACATCGCCTTAA
- a CDS encoding cupin domain-containing protein, whose translation MTITLQRQRPIFLESDEGRAYQMLTHTITRKLTSVDTNGYYALAELTDTAGSGAPLHSHPWEETFYVLEGEFEMLIGNQQQICPAGSTAHVPAGAVHGFKILSPVGRALLLIAPASAEAFYLEVSDRVSDLTTDMETMQEICTKYGLELR comes from the coding sequence ATGACGATTACTCTGCAACGCCAACGCCCCATCTTTTTAGAGTCTGACGAGGGTCGAGCCTACCAGATGCTCACCCACACCATCACTCGCAAACTGACCTCCGTAGACACCAATGGTTACTACGCTCTAGCTGAACTCACCGATACCGCCGGTAGCGGTGCTCCCCTGCACAGCCACCCCTGGGAAGAAACGTTCTACGTCCTCGAAGGGGAGTTCGAAATGCTGATCGGCAACCAGCAGCAGATCTGCCCCGCAGGCAGCACTGCCCATGTGCCCGCCGGTGCAGTGCACGGTTTTAAGATTCTCTCCCCGGTGGGTCGCGCCCTGCTGTTGATTGCCCCAGCCTCTGCCGAAGCGTTTTATCTCGAAGTGAGCGATCGCGTCTCAGATCTCACCACCGATATGGAAACCATGCAGGAAATCTGCACCAAGTACGGTCTAGAACTGCGCTAA
- a CDS encoding ATP-binding protein yields the protein MAETLDYRPLRSLNNDDLLALEVCNPYPIRFIKSIQPHGLLLSLSYPDLTILQVSANVETLLHQPPAALIGQPLTVVFAAADIELLRHCLDQTQASAYLTLTHSTTEQSFAVSLHWQQETVLMELEPQTTNEPMSEELCCQINTAIAAFGTASDLQALVEIFAHEIQRLTGFDRVMVYRFQPDQSGVVVAEVNRSDHESYLGLHYPATDIPREARSLFYENPLRFIPNLDYVPVPLVPEENPVKGPLDLGAAELRGVSLPHIDYLHRMGVSTSMTFSLTDDQRLWGLVACHHYQPKPVPKITRMAFTMLVKVASLELMRHQEQERSYYQAQNKTLLGQLGIAINETEDAVLKTLTTNANLLLDMFEAEGVALVLDQDYALVGSTPAQAEVKALIDWLAEQGEDQVFATPALAQAYPPSEQWSVKLAGVLAISIFLQQPRPVSYHILLFRPEQIETVHWAGELSASVTLDEAGEPKLCPRHSFDLWKELVRERSVAWSPRQLEAAADLRSTLMLAVLNFSNVALEQAAERAEVANRAKSEFLANMSHEIRTPMNAVLGFTDLLQTIIQNPVALDYLEAISSSGKTLMSLINDILDLSKIEAGQMDIKLEPTDITLLIQDIQHIFQQKAAQKGIRLRMILGTGLPKALWLDEVRLRQILFNLVGNALKFTEQGHVDIEVACTRLPAVPGESSVNLKISVADTGIGIAEADQQRIFNAFTQSYGQSDRKFGGTGLGLAITYRLTQLMGGTIDVESQLGRGSTFICEFNRVAIAPEGSSQPTAAEAETDLNQWAPLKILVVDDARSNQDLIAGYFRNTHHRLLFAENGLEGVQMAQTHLPDLILLDLRMPLMDGQAAALALKQHELTRSIPIILITASLSYEGEAMLANDLYDGLLHKPVKRQQLLELMQRVVGAGVLPTLERRSSTQAANPGAVALATLTPERLLALLTQLQAIAADCWQPLRQTLETRSLETFVERLQGALVVYPYPPLSDYLTTLTTQLEEFDWEHLPHTVNAFAPLLETLTHQVAALGEAPANG from the coding sequence ATGGCTGAAACTCTTGACTATAGACCCCTGCGATCGCTCAACAATGACGATTTGCTTGCCCTAGAGGTCTGCAATCCCTATCCGATCCGCTTCATCAAGAGCATTCAGCCCCACGGCCTGTTGCTCTCCCTGAGCTACCCAGACCTGACGATCTTGCAGGTGAGCGCCAATGTCGAGACGCTGCTGCACCAGCCCCCCGCCGCGCTGATCGGGCAGCCCTTAACCGTGGTCTTTGCCGCCGCCGATATTGAGCTGCTGCGCCACTGCCTCGACCAAACCCAGGCGTCGGCCTACCTCACCCTAACCCACTCGACAACCGAGCAGTCCTTTGCGGTCAGCCTGCACTGGCAGCAAGAGACTGTGCTGATGGAGCTAGAGCCGCAGACCACCAACGAACCCATGTCGGAGGAGCTATGCTGCCAAATCAACACGGCGATCGCCGCCTTTGGCACCGCCTCAGACCTGCAGGCGCTGGTCGAGATTTTTGCCCACGAAATTCAGCGGTTGACCGGGTTTGACCGGGTAATGGTGTATCGCTTTCAGCCCGATCAGAGCGGGGTGGTGGTGGCGGAAGTCAACCGCAGCGACCACGAGAGCTATCTAGGGTTACACTACCCAGCCACCGATATCCCCCGCGAGGCGCGATCGCTGTTCTATGAAAACCCGCTCCGGTTTATTCCCAATCTCGACTATGTGCCCGTGCCGTTGGTACCGGAGGAGAACCCGGTCAAAGGCCCCCTAGACCTGGGTGCTGCCGAACTGCGGGGGGTATCGCTACCCCACATCGACTATTTACACCGCATGGGCGTCAGCACCTCCATGACTTTTTCGCTCACCGACGATCAGCGGTTGTGGGGGTTGGTGGCCTGCCATCACTACCAGCCCAAGCCGGTGCCCAAAATTACCCGCATGGCGTTTACGATGCTGGTCAAGGTGGCCAGCCTAGAGCTGATGCGGCACCAGGAGCAGGAGCGCAGCTATTACCAAGCCCAAAACAAAACCCTGCTGGGGCAGCTCGGCATCGCTATCAACGAAACCGAAGACGCGGTGCTCAAAACCCTCACCACCAATGCCAATCTGCTGTTGGATATGTTTGAGGCCGAGGGGGTTGCTCTGGTTTTAGATCAGGACTATGCCCTGGTGGGGTCTACTCCGGCCCAGGCCGAGGTCAAAGCCCTGATTGACTGGCTGGCCGAGCAGGGCGAAGACCAGGTGTTTGCCACCCCGGCGCTGGCGCAGGCGTACCCCCCAAGCGAGCAGTGGTCGGTAAAGTTAGCTGGGGTGCTGGCGATCTCGATCTTTCTGCAGCAGCCCCGGCCCGTGTCGTACCACATTTTGCTGTTTCGCCCCGAACAGATCGAAACGGTGCACTGGGCGGGTGAGCTGAGCGCCAGCGTCACCCTCGATGAGGCCGGAGAACCCAAGCTCTGCCCCCGCCATTCTTTCGACCTGTGGAAAGAATTGGTGAGGGAGCGATCGGTGGCCTGGTCGCCCCGGCAGCTCGAAGCAGCGGCCGATTTGCGCAGCACCCTCATGCTGGCCGTGCTGAACTTTTCGAATGTGGCCCTAGAGCAGGCGGCAGAGCGCGCCGAGGTGGCGAACCGGGCCAAGAGCGAGTTTTTGGCCAACATGAGCCATGAGATTCGCACACCGATGAACGCCGTGCTGGGGTTTACCGATCTGCTGCAAACCATTATTCAAAACCCGGTGGCGCTTGACTATCTAGAGGCGATTTCGTCTAGCGGCAAAACTCTGATGTCGCTGATTAATGACATTCTTGACCTGTCTAAAATCGAGGCGGGCCAGATGGATATCAAGCTGGAACCGACGGATATTACACTGTTGATCCAAGATATTCAGCACATTTTTCAGCAGAAGGCGGCGCAGAAGGGCATTCGGCTGCGGATGATTTTGGGCACGGGGCTGCCCAAGGCGCTGTGGCTAGACGAGGTGCGACTGCGGCAAATTTTGTTTAACTTGGTCGGCAATGCGCTGAAGTTTACCGAGCAGGGCCATGTCGATATCGAGGTGGCCTGTACGAGGTTGCCGGCGGTACCGGGTGAATCCTCGGTCAATCTAAAGATCTCTGTGGCCGATACGGGCATTGGCATTGCCGAAGCCGACCAGCAGCGAATTTTTAATGCCTTCACCCAGAGCTACGGCCAGAGCGATCGCAAGTTTGGCGGCACTGGGCTGGGGCTGGCGATCACCTATCGGCTCACCCAGCTGATGGGCGGCACTATTGACGTCGAGAGTCAGCTGGGGCGGGGGAGCACATTTATCTGTGAGTTTAATCGAGTGGCGATCGCCCCTGAGGGTAGCTCCCAGCCGACGGCGGCCGAGGCTGAAACCGATTTAAACCAGTGGGCACCGCTCAAAATTTTGGTAGTAGACGATGCTCGGTCAAACCAGGATTTGATTGCGGGCTACTTTCGCAATACCCACCATCGTCTGTTGTTTGCCGAGAACGGATTGGAGGGGGTGCAGATGGCGCAGACGCACCTGCCCGATTTGATTTTGCTCGATCTGCGCATGCCGCTGATGGATGGGCAGGCGGCAGCCCTGGCCCTAAAGCAGCATGAGCTAACCCGCTCGATTCCGATTATTTTGATTACGGCTTCGCTCAGCTATGAGGGCGAAGCCATGCTCGCCAACGACCTGTACGACGGGTTGCTGCACAAGCCCGTCAAGCGCCAGCAGCTCCTAGAGTTGATGCAGCGCGTGGTGGGCGCTGGGGTGCTCCCCACCTTGGAGAGACGCTCTAGCACCCAGGCCGCGAATCCTGGTGCGGTGGCTCTGGCGACCCTGACTCCAGAGCGGCTGTTGGCGTTGCTCACCCAGCTCCAGGCGATCGCCGCTGACTGCTGGCAACCGCTGCGGCAAACCCTGGAAACGCGATCGCTCGAAACCTTTGTCGAACGGCTGCAAGGGGCGCTCGTGGTTTACCCCTACCCACCGCTGTCTGACTACCTGACCACTCTGACGACGCAGCTAGAAGAGTTTGATTGGGAACATTTGCCCCACACCGTGAATGCGTTTGCGCCCCTGCTAGAGACGCTGACTCACCAGGTCGCGGCTTTGGGTGAGGCTCCTGCCAATGGTTAA
- a CDS encoding sulfotransferase domain-containing protein, producing the protein MTQAIHKPAQTPVADPNRAWANNWPVKTHELHSHHFDSTIWNDFQFRDDDVVIATYGKSGTTWMQQIIAQLIFNGQEGLNVGDMSPWMDLRVPPAPVKLAAMEAQTHRRFLKTHLPVDALVFSPQAKYIYIGRDGRDVLWSLYNHHANANDLFYDLVNNTPGLVGPPLEPPCSSIRQYFHDWLQGDGYPFWSLWDNMRSWWEVRHLPNVLMVHYAQLKADLPGQMHRIAEFLEISVDEAQWDSIVEHCTFDYMKCHAEQVAPLAGQIFAGGAKTFINKGTNGRWRDILTAEDIEWYESVAQAQLGKDCAYWLANGELPVG; encoded by the coding sequence ATGACCCAAGCCATTCACAAGCCTGCTCAAACCCCAGTTGCAGACCCCAACCGAGCCTGGGCAAACAACTGGCCCGTCAAGACCCACGAACTGCATAGCCACCACTTTGACTCCACCATCTGGAATGACTTTCAGTTTCGCGACGACGACGTTGTAATTGCCACCTACGGCAAGTCTGGCACCACCTGGATGCAGCAGATTATCGCCCAGCTGATTTTTAACGGCCAGGAGGGGCTCAATGTCGGCGATATGTCGCCCTGGATGGATTTGCGGGTGCCCCCCGCCCCGGTGAAACTGGCCGCCATGGAGGCCCAAACCCACCGCCGCTTTCTCAAGACGCACCTGCCGGTGGATGCCCTGGTCTTTTCGCCTCAGGCGAAGTACATCTACATTGGCCGCGATGGTCGTGACGTGCTGTGGAGCCTCTACAACCACCACGCTAACGCCAATGACCTATTTTATGACCTGGTGAACAACACGCCAGGCTTAGTAGGGCCACCCCTCGAACCGCCTTGCAGCTCAATTCGGCAGTACTTCCATGACTGGTTGCAGGGCGACGGTTACCCCTTCTGGTCGCTGTGGGACAACATGCGATCGTGGTGGGAGGTGCGCCACTTGCCCAACGTGCTGATGGTGCACTACGCCCAGCTCAAGGCCGATCTGCCCGGTCAAATGCACCGCATTGCTGAATTTCTGGAAATTTCCGTAGACGAAGCCCAGTGGGACAGCATTGTAGAGCACTGCACCTTCGACTATATGAAGTGCCACGCTGAGCAGGTCGCGCCCCTGGCCGGTCAAATCTTTGCGGGTGGGGCCAAAACCTTTATCAACAAAGGCACCAATGGTCGCTGGCGCGACATTCTCACGGCTGAGGATATCGAATGGTATGAGTCTGTGGCCCAGGCCCAGCTCGGCAAAGATTGCGCCTACTGGCTAGCCAATGGCGAACTACCAGTAGGTTAG
- a CDS encoding DUF5602 domain-containing protein, translating into MRPFQILLYSTSAALVLLSATGYSQVSDMALDSNPQPIAGMASASEDNTDPSVIEGEPQTLGNGTVRTYVALDSQNHPQEVGVTITAAALAGLPQEGTELILPLPFQAESTAIDHIAIDWRPHGHPPEPIYGDAHFDIHAYTLTPAEREAITAQGADLEKAYKTPAPEYIPAGYVMAPDSAEPRMGAHWADPTAAEFQGHPHGFDHTLIYGFYEGAIAFIEPMVSFDFLRSQQDFEGAFALPQNYAKPGLYPTRYRIAYNEADQTYTVALTDFWQP; encoded by the coding sequence ATGCGTCCTTTTCAAATTCTGCTCTACAGCACTAGCGCTGCCCTGGTGCTGCTCTCGGCCACTGGCTACTCTCAAGTGTCAGACATGGCGTTGGACAGCAATCCCCAGCCGATCGCGGGCATGGCCTCGGCCTCCGAAGACAACACCGACCCGTCTGTGATCGAAGGCGAGCCCCAGACCTTGGGCAACGGCACCGTGCGCACCTACGTTGCGCTAGACAGCCAAAACCATCCCCAAGAGGTGGGGGTGACGATCACAGCGGCGGCTCTAGCTGGGCTGCCCCAGGAGGGCACCGAACTCATCTTGCCCCTGCCCTTTCAGGCTGAATCTACGGCGATCGACCACATTGCTATCGACTGGCGGCCCCACGGGCACCCCCCCGAACCGATCTACGGCGATGCCCACTTCGATATTCACGCCTACACTCTGACCCCCGCTGAGCGCGAGGCCATTACTGCTCAGGGGGCCGACCTGGAGAAAGCCTACAAAACTCCGGCCCCAGAGTACATTCCGGCGGGTTACGTAATGGCCCCCGACAGTGCCGAACCCCGCATGGGGGCCCACTGGGCCGACCCCACGGCGGCAGAGTTTCAGGGCCATCCCCACGGCTTTGACCACACGCTGATCTACGGTTTTTATGAAGGGGCGATCGCCTTCATTGAACCCATGGTGTCCTTCGATTTTCTCCGCAGCCAACAGGATTTTGAAGGGGCCTTTGCCCTCCCCCAAAACTACGCCAAACCAGGGCTTTACCCCACCCGCTACCGCATCGCCTACAACGAAGCCGACCAGACCTATACCGTGGCGCTGACGGATTTTTGGCAGCCCTAG
- a CDS encoding WD40 repeat domain-containing protein produces the protein MPAKKSRRRGVVLSLAGQRKLDAARRQLEATLNNGDRFTLEEISDRTRLALSTVTRVLDGQNGVDKQTLDQFFAAFDLLLERTDYQHPNPGELSPPETPATSQPPTPYPSTPSPPTPLTLDWGEAIDASLFYGRATELDTLAQWIQRDRCRLVAILGMGGIGKTALSVKLAQRLSEREGGRVDGWESRRMDGWMSPPKADALENQAANSLPTPLPSHSPTHPPSHPFTHPPFSAIIWRTLRNAPPLELLLTDLIQVLSGQQESPSTLAVAPLLSRLMHYLRQQRCLLVLDNGETLLQEGKLTGAYREGYEAYGELLRQVGELPHQSCVVLTSREKPSVLADMEGATLPVRSLTLPGLPPADTDQIFDAIGLSRSPTGRYQLLNSYSGNPLALKIVATSIRELFGGDVDAFVQEETTVFNGIRRLLDQQYQRLAPLEQQIMGWLAINRDWVTIADLQTDIVPAIPKQRLLETLESLARRSLIEQKHARFTQQPVVMEYVTERLIEQISDEIIAMPQVAPAEGLLIDRYALLKATAKEYIRDSQTRLILQPIAQNLCARFNSTAALDRQMRQLLTLLRQTFTQSYSYGVGNLLNLMQYLKLDLTGYDLSGLTIRQAGLQKTPLQQVNLAHANLIACRFAEPVPHPNALIASADGDFIAMGGEDGMVQVWQASTGLPVFIMQAHSTYIFALAFSPDGQVLVTGSMDTGVKFWDMATGHCLQTWHYDHPWGLTFSPDGTVLAGSLGDTSRSILLWNWRTGEVLQSLTGHSGPANGIAFGPHPIAMAPGEPPRRILVSCGQDGLVKVWDIDSGECLHTMTEHIGMCWTLAMHPGGDRFATSSFDHTVKIWDIATGTCLHTLRGHTAEVCGVHFSPDGQLVASASSDRTLRLWDVATGQCLTVLTGHTDSVWGTAFINGNTPDGQWLPGQALVSIGIDQTIRFWDVSRPVTPSSPQPPEQTHKSPPPLHPSTLLPSHPPTLPPSHSPTPTPISGHCLKTIQGGNAGLRSIACHPHRHLIASGGLGGTIRLWNEAGECVQTFTGYEGSIWKVAFHPRGDLLASASLNGEVHIWELATGRCRYTLRRENNSWIQAFGYTPQGYLLSATSSDATIRYWDSDSGECLRSIVLDPDAYLLGLAVEPQGQYFVTVGNDGALRWWDVETGASLRVGGGQEGHTWGVTIHPHEPLMATVGNLSDIKLWNVETGEFLHKLEGHTGIHGGLVFSPDGSLLVSGRSDRTIRVWDVATWNCLRVIEGHTSIVTAVIFLPTPAPGSRYPMLASCSLDETIRLWNVETGECLAIMRPDRLYEAMNITGITGLSPSEIDILKSLGAVDL, from the coding sequence ATGCCCGCTAAAAAGAGTCGCCGTCGGGGAGTAGTTTTATCGCTAGCGGGCCAGCGCAAACTGGATGCAGCACGCCGACAGCTAGAGGCAACCCTCAACAACGGCGATCGCTTCACCCTCGAAGAAATTAGCGATCGCACCCGCCTCGCCCTCAGCACCGTCACCCGCGTGCTCGACGGTCAAAACGGCGTTGACAAACAAACCCTCGACCAATTCTTCGCCGCCTTCGACCTACTCCTAGAGCGCACCGATTACCAACACCCCAACCCTGGCGAACTCTCCCCACCCGAAACCCCAGCAACATCCCAACCCCCTACCCCCTACCCCTCCACCCCTTCACCCCCTACCCCCCTTACCCTTGACTGGGGCGAAGCCATCGACGCCTCCCTCTTCTACGGCCGCGCCACCGAGCTTGACACCCTAGCGCAGTGGATTCAACGCGATCGCTGCCGTCTGGTCGCCATCCTCGGCATGGGCGGCATCGGCAAGACGGCGCTGTCGGTAAAGCTCGCGCAGAGGCTGAGTGAGCGGGAGGGTGGGAGGGTAGATGGGTGGGAGAGTAGAAGGATGGATGGGTGGATGAGTCCGCCAAAAGCCGATGCCTTAGAAAACCAAGCAGCAAATTCCCTCCCTACCCCCCTACCCTCCCACTCGCCTACCCATCCACCCTCCCACCCATTCACCCATCCACCCTTCTCCGCCATCATCTGGCGCACCCTCCGCAACGCCCCGCCCCTAGAGCTGCTGCTCACCGATCTGATCCAGGTGCTCTCGGGTCAGCAGGAAAGCCCTTCGACGCTGGCGGTTGCGCCGCTGCTCTCGCGATTGATGCATTACCTGCGGCAGCAGCGCTGTCTGCTGGTGCTCGACAACGGCGAAACGCTGCTGCAAGAGGGAAAACTGACCGGGGCCTACCGCGAGGGCTACGAAGCCTACGGCGAGCTGCTGCGTCAGGTGGGCGAGCTGCCCCACCAGAGCTGTGTGGTGCTGACCAGCCGCGAAAAGCCCTCGGTGCTAGCTGATATGGAGGGGGCGACGCTGCCGGTGCGATCGCTGACTCTGCCCGGCCTACCGCCGGCGGATACTGACCAAATTTTTGATGCGATTGGGCTGTCGCGATCGCCCACCGGACGCTACCAGCTGCTCAACAGCTATAGCGGCAATCCCCTAGCGCTCAAGATCGTCGCCACCTCCATTCGCGAGCTGTTTGGCGGCGATGTCGATGCGTTTGTGCAGGAAGAAACTACCGTTTTCAACGGCATTCGCCGCCTGCTCGACCAGCAGTACCAGCGCCTCGCGCCCCTAGAGCAGCAGATCATGGGCTGGTTGGCGATCAACCGCGACTGGGTAACCATTGCCGATTTGCAGACCGACATCGTGCCCGCCATCCCCAAGCAGCGCCTGCTCGAAACCCTAGAGTCGCTGGCGCGGCGCAGCCTGATCGAGCAAAAGCATGCCCGCTTTACCCAGCAGCCCGTGGTGATGGAGTATGTGACCGAGCGCCTGATTGAGCAGATCAGCGACGAGATTATCGCTATGCCTCAGGTGGCCCCAGCCGAGGGGCTGCTGATTGACCGCTATGCCCTGCTCAAAGCCACCGCCAAAGAATATATCCGCGATAGCCAGACCCGGCTGATTTTGCAGCCCATTGCCCAAAACCTCTGCGCTCGCTTTAATTCGACCGCTGCCCTCGATCGCCAGATGCGGCAACTGCTGACCCTGCTGCGGCAGACCTTTACCCAAAGCTATAGCTACGGGGTCGGCAACCTGCTCAACCTGATGCAGTACCTCAAGCTCGACCTCACCGGCTACGACCTCTCGGGGCTGACCATTCGTCAGGCCGGCCTGCAAAAGACGCCTCTGCAACAGGTCAATCTGGCCCACGCCAACCTAATCGCCTGCCGCTTTGCCGAGCCAGTGCCCCACCCCAACGCGCTGATTGCCAGTGCCGACGGTGACTTCATTGCCATGGGTGGTGAAGACGGCATGGTGCAGGTGTGGCAGGCCTCTACCGGGCTGCCGGTCTTCATCATGCAGGCCCACAGCACCTACATTTTTGCCCTAGCCTTTAGCCCAGACGGGCAAGTGCTGGTCACCGGCAGCATGGATACGGGCGTCAAATTTTGGGATATGGCCACCGGCCACTGCCTGCAAACCTGGCACTACGACCACCCTTGGGGGCTGACCTTTAGTCCTGACGGCACCGTGCTGGCTGGCAGCCTAGGCGACACCAGCCGCTCCATTCTGTTGTGGAACTGGCGCACGGGTGAGGTGCTGCAATCGCTCACCGGGCACAGCGGCCCCGCCAACGGCATTGCCTTTGGCCCCCACCCGATCGCCATGGCCCCCGGCGAACCGCCCCGCCGCATCCTCGTCAGCTGCGGCCAGGATGGCCTGGTCAAAGTGTGGGATATCGACAGCGGTGAATGCCTGCACACTATGACCGAGCACATCGGCATGTGCTGGACGCTGGCCATGCACCCAGGGGGCGATCGCTTTGCCACCTCCAGCTTTGACCACACCGTCAAAATTTGGGACATCGCCACCGGCACCTGCCTGCACACCCTGCGCGGCCACACCGCCGAAGTCTGCGGCGTTCACTTCAGCCCCGACGGCCAGCTGGTCGCCAGCGCCAGCAGCGATCGCACCCTCCGCCTCTGGGATGTCGCTACCGGCCAGTGCCTCACCGTGCTCACCGGCCACACCGACAGCGTTTGGGGCACAGCCTTCATCAACGGCAACACCCCCGACGGCCAGTGGCTCCCCGGCCAAGCCCTAGTCAGCATCGGCATCGACCAAACCATCCGCTTCTGGGACGTCAGCCGCCCAGTAACTCCGTCTTCTCCCCAGCCGCCTGAACAGACACACAAGTCTCCCCCACCCCTTCACCCATCCACCCTCCTACCCTCCCACCCTCCCACCCTCCCACCCTCCCACTCCCCCACCCCCACCCCAATCTCCGGCCACTGCCTCAAAACCATCCAAGGCGGCAACGCCGGACTGCGCTCCATCGCCTGTCACCCCCACCGTCACCTGATCGCCAGCGGCGGCCTGGGGGGCACCATTCGCCTGTGGAACGAGGCCGGTGAATGCGTGCAAACCTTCACCGGCTACGAAGGCAGTATTTGGAAGGTCGCCTTTCATCCCCGAGGCGATCTGCTGGCTAGCGCCAGCCTCAACGGCGAAGTACATATTTGGGAGTTGGCCACGGGCCGCTGCCGCTACACCCTGCGTCGCGAGAACAACTCGTGGATTCAGGCCTTTGGCTACACGCCCCAAGGCTACCTGCTCAGCGCCACCAGCTCCGACGCCACCATTCGCTATTGGGATAGCGACAGCGGCGAATGCCTGCGCAGCATCGTGCTCGACCCCGACGCCTATCTGTTGGGCCTAGCTGTAGAGCCCCAGGGTCAGTATTTTGTCACCGTTGGCAACGACGGTGCTCTGCGCTGGTGGGATGTAGAAACCGGCGCAAGTCTGCGGGTGGGCGGTGGCCAAGAGGGCCACACCTGGGGGGTTACCATTCATCCTCACGAGCCACTGATGGCCACTGTCGGCAACCTATCCGACATCAAGCTTTGGAATGTGGAAACCGGGGAATTCCTCCACAAACTGGAGGGGCACACCGGTATTCACGGCGGGCTAGTATTTAGCCCCGACGGGTCGCTGCTGGTGAGCGGTCGCAGCGATCGCACTATCCGCGTCTGGGATGTCGCCACCTGGAATTGCCTGCGGGTGATCGAGGGCCATACTTCAATCGTCACCGCCGTCATTTTTCTGCCCACCCCCGCCCCCGGTAGCCGCTACCCCATGCTGGCCAGTTGCAGCCTTGATGAAACCATTCGACTGTGGAATGTGGAAACTGGGGAATGCCTCGCCATCATGCGCCCCGATCGCCTCTACGAAGCAATGAATATCACCGGCATTACTGGTCTCTCTCCCAGCGAAATCGACATCCTCAAAAGCCTGGGGGCGGTAGACCTGTAA